The following nucleotide sequence is from Coffea eugenioides isolate CCC68of chromosome 3, Ceug_1.0, whole genome shotgun sequence.
ATTGTCTTCGATTGATCTGCTCTATACTTATAGTGCTTTCTTTTGAGAGATTTGCATCACATCATAAACCCGATATTAACCATTTTGATGTTGCTACTACCTACATTTTGCTTTCGGGAGCTGTTCTCTTGGATTTTGTAGCCTTTACTAAGCTCATTTTCTCAGACTGGACCATGGTCAAGCTTAAGAATCTCACAGTCAAAACAACTGTATATGCAGTCCGTGAAAAGCTGTCATGTTCCAAAAGGTGGTCTAATACCCTTTGGCAATGTAACTTGATAAACTTTTGTGTGAATCAGCGTTGGAGATGGTTAGATATTGCAGCTGAAACCGTTGGAATCAAGGATGTTCTTGATGAAATGTACTACAAGGAGGACATTGTCATTCCAGAGGACTTAAAGGATTTCATCTTTATTGAGTTCAAGGTTAAAGCTACCAAAGCAAAAACCACAAATGTTGCTAAAGAGATATACTCAGCAAGAGGTGATTTGGCACTGTTGGATTACACCAATCACTACCCATATCCCATCATTTCATCAAGTGAAGGTGACGAAGTTGAATACGATGAGAGCCTGTTGCTGTGGCATATTGCCACTGAGCTATGCTATTGCACGACTCCTGATGATGGCAATTCCAATCGCAATTATTGTAAGCTTATATCTGATTATATGTTGTATCTTTTGGTTATGAGGCCTAATTTGATGTCTGCAGTTTCTGGCATTGGACAAATTCGATTTCGGGACACATGTGAAGAAGCTAAGAAGTTCTTCAGCAGGTGGAAATCAGAACTAATTATAAGAACCCCAGGCTTAGGAATTTGCAGAAAATTGATCACCTGCTGCATAGCCCAGAATGGATTAACTGGAAAGAGACTCAAGTTCAGCAAATCGAAAAAGAAATGCATGCGAAAAGCTACTTAATGTAAATGCTCTTGTTAAAGCCATTGAGGTGAAGGGAGATAGAAGCAAATCAATATTGTTCGATGCCTGTAGGCTTGCAAAGGATTTGAAAAAGTTGAATGATAAGAAAAGGTGGGAGATAATGAGTAAAGTGTGGGTGGAACTGTTGTCCTATGCTGCCAGTCACTGCCGAGCAAATGCTCATGCTCAGCAGCTCAGTAAAGGTGGTGAGCTCATTACTTTTGTCTGGATCCTGATGGCTCATTTTGGATTGGGAGCATGGTTCGCCAACTCGGCCGAGTccgagacgactcggccgagtcgtaaCCGGAACGGTCCCTACCGTTCCGATACCGATACCCGAAACGCGGATATCACCATATCCGCGATGACTCGCTCTGACTCAACCGATATTGACCGATTCGAATCCGTGATACATGATATCGGTCGATATACCCGAGTCAACTCGGAGTCGACTccgatatttttttaaattatgtcttttttaatattttctaattttaataatttttcaaaatttttggaaactttaaTGTGTTATAATGTTCGTATCACCCGATATTCAACCGATATGTCGCGACGGATGTGGAACAATCGAGACCGCGACGCGACCGCGACCCGCGATGGCGAACCATGATTGGGAGAGCAATTCCGAATTGAGGCGGGACATGCAAGAGCAAAACTGATTGTCGGAAAATAGCAACTAAGAGTGACCATTTTCATTCTAGCTGTAAAATGAAAGAGTCCTCCAACTTGGATGTACTCCTTGACTTAGGTGAGATTTGTGCGTTGCAAAAGACTTCCCttatccctttttttcttttgagtttcAATTTCAGAGCCACAATTCACACTAGTGCTTTTTATAAGATGTGCTGATTTATCTTATGTTTCCTGTGGCTTTGGTATCAAGTGAGCATTATGTGAAGTTTTTTCATATGTCATTCACACACATTAGGATGTGTGTTCCAATATGTTGCCTGTGCTTTTCTTTCTCTGTTTGAAATACGAAAATACTTTTATGACAAAAACATGAAAAGCTGGATTACCAATATTTCATGGGGAGAAGGAATTGCTGCTGAATCTCATCTCTCCAACCAAATAACTTGTGAAAGGCATAACAGGTGTAAGTAGTACAGTAGTATCCGTCTTGTGAAACACAGTCACCTCAGTTCATCTTCCTCATTTGATACTGATACTGACATCTTTTGTAGAACTTAAAACTTACACTTTTCCTCTTTTAGCGAATCAACAATCAGTTATTCCATTTTTCCGAACGAATATTCACATCATTTGAGCTGATTTCAGCGCTTTTCTCAGCTCCATGTTAGCTAAGGACGGAGGTAAAATAGAATTCAACTGAGGAGGTTCTCTTATAAAACAAAGAATAAACAAAATGAAGTTTCTAATTCTTATAATCTTATTATGATTatgattattttgttttttcgGTTTTTCGGTTTCGACCCTTTCTTTAGTGAGTGCAGACTGCAGACCATAATACACGTCAAGGCAACTGCAATGCTAGTGGTAAAAAGTAAGATAATGTTATTTTTCCAGgccaaaccattttttttaaCCTCCCACCCTTCCCACTCCCAATTGTTGAGTCCAAAATTTGAACCCTCAACCAAATAGCGGGGGAAGTCCCTGACTACTTGGCCAACTTAGATTCTTCTGTCTGAGAAAACAAGTTTCATCGGCTAAAAGACTGGCATCTGAAAAGTGTAACATGTTGTTTTCATAGGTATCACGAACTATGTCTTCTGGAATTGTGCAGATGTCAAAATGTCAATTCTTTTGGGCTGAAGAAACAAATGACCATTTCTTGTCTTCCAGCATCATGATTTACACATTTGCGATTTTTTCCCTCTTCTAGTAGTGCAGGATCTAGTTTGACATTGACTGATGGCGATTGTACTATGATGCATTGACAGCAAAGGGGGGAGGTGGTGCGTGTCATTTCCAGCAGAATTTGCTGGGATGCTATTAAATGTGCATATAAGACCAGGCGAATATCAACCTTCCTTTTACTATGTTAGGCTGCCTGATTTATGCTATCTGTTCATTTACCATTGACCAAGCGCGGCTCCATGGTAGACGAACGGTTTATTTTCATCAATGGTGTGCCATTGTCATGTTCTCAATTTGCTCCATCAGATTGCCTATTGCTTGTCTCGTTTATGATCTGGCAGATGagtcttcttcatttttcttcaggATGCAAATCATAGAGAAATTGTGATCTGGTGGCCTTCACCTCCTCTTAGTACATTCAAGCCAACTGTTGATGGTTTGGCGAAATTAATAGGTATAGCAGTAATGGTCCTCCCCAGGTTGTACCGCACTGGCATTATAAGTTCTATGCAGAAGCTCTTATTAAGGAGGAGGTTGAGATTAGATTTTCCAAGAAGGCATATGAATTTTCATGGTTTATGGATTGAAATGCTTGCTGGTGAGATTAATCAAAGAATTAGTAGAGGGGAAGGAAAATCCAACTTCTCATAGGTATCCAAATAGTGCTGGCGCTGCATCAGTAGAAAGGAGATGCAAGCATAATCGTAGTAGCAGACTTGTAAACTAGAtaggttgcatgtttttctAAATGGAAGCAAGGCACCTTATATCTtgttgacaggtgccgaacctgtacaataataaatacctattcgagaaaaatacagattttgtatatagcggtgagtagggtcgaatccacaaggactggggataattcgtttcttctagagtccaaggtatggggggttttggattaaatgctaactaaataaattaactgcagaaaataattgattaagagaaataattaagggaaaactctagccaagggtacacttcagaaatggttcatgcactgatcatcgattcacagataattccacatttattaatagattggttatagttgtcatgcacgcgataaacaaccaacccttccttaatttatcgatagtcaaggtacgaccgttaactatttctctaacccggaaacaaccctaggtacgaccgtaggatttaatttctagattgcattaataattagaaaggcccaatcctaactaacaaacacggtacgagggtttgtttaaattagatcatatgttcccctgacataaacccaattacgccagttgccaCTGAGATagggataacgaacaattacggattcaattacccctaattagcaaaatagcctatatgaataattaattattacgcactaatcaatcatccaCACGAGCTATAAcggttaaaagcaggaaacatatgaataccaataaatgaaagaagcaattaaaataaattagatctcacagtaattgttgaaccaaatcttcagttatccccttgactagaattgagaagctagttctccattaatggagaaccagCCGTGCGAAAATAAAACAGTCGGAGCTTTCTAATGTTTTCAGATGGAAAAAGGAAACTAAAGCTGAGCCCCCAATTACACGTGAATCTGGCCCTTTTATATCTTTAGTAGCCGCCGCCCTCGAGAAAGCTAACGTCTGACCCTAAAAAGCAAAAGCTAAGCTAATGACTAAATGCCCTCCCGTAAATCTGGCTTTTTTTCTCCTTTATAGCGCCGCCAGGAGCCAAGAAAACGTTTGACCCAATTAATGAAACCAAAGCTAATCTTTTGGAGTTTTAATCCCACGCTTCtcgcggttcacgtggaccCAACCTTCTAATTGCCTATTTTTGCTGCTACCAAGCCCGCGGGTCCGGCCAAGAAGGCTGGAGTTAGGCGTGGGCACACCTACTCATCAAGAAGTTCTCTGAAATTTGATTTTAAGCACTTTTCATTCTTTCTCCTGAAATAAGcacaaaataccaaatataagtagaatccgacgattaaaataatatttggctaaaatcagggggagaataattataaatttaacaacaaattatgacctatcacTTGTACTTCTCTTGTAAGCTACTTAGTCACTAGTGCATTTACcttcaaaggaaaaaaacatcggaaaaaatattaatacaaaAGAATAATTATTAGGAAAGACATACTTGGTACAAGCATATACGCAATAGGGGTTAGGAATCAATTAAATTGATCAAAGTTTACTGAAAATGAGGGAGTGAAAAAGAACGAGAATTAATTACtagcagaaaaaaaaagggcaaaaaaccaagaaaaacaaaCATTGCCGCAAGCGAGGGTTTCCATTGACATCTCTTGTACATTTCCGATTCAGCAAACTTATCAAATCGGGAACTGAACTgtattttgttttaagttttgactGAAGGCTGAATCAGTTAAATCTCGGGCTAAGCTCTACAACCTCAGGAAGCATGTCTAAGCCCAATTCCAGAATTAGTTTCTTGTTAGATTATTTATGTATGTCGAGCACATGTAGTTTGCAATAGACTTGGAGTTTTtctcatagttattaaacccaatTTGATCTGGTGGTTCGACTCGTCAAGTCTGTGAACTGGTCATTGAACCAAGCCAAATTTTTTGATTCAAACATTCCTACAAGTGAACCGTTGACTTTTTAACGGATCGACGGTTTAATCGGTCAATCCGATGAACCATTCGATTTTATAGGGAACCCAGTTTACATGTTAAAAATTTTTAGATGTGAAGATTTGAACCCAAACTTCTTGTATATATGCAAATGCAATTACCACTACAGCAACAACTCATTTGTTGATTGTTTAGTCTTTTTTATATTATCTATTAGACTTTtatccttattttattttttaaaaataaaatttatttggaatcttttaataaattttattactCCCCAAACTCTATAAATTACGAAACGAATATAAAACATAACATATCACACAATTCATTCTAATATCGTTTAATAACTAtcataataattttttacacaCAATTCATGTCTAATAATCTTTTGCAcctaaaattcataaataaaccCGATAATTAcacttaaataaaattttatacttgaacTTTGATAGATTACTAATTGAATTTAggttttattaatttttataagaattaatgattCTATAATAAATTAGGCAAATTCAGCATTTACTATGACATAATTTATTATAGTTTTAACTAtatcaaaaattatgaaatataatatttaaatatatttagtgactCACCGGTTGAACCACTTACTCACTGGTTGAACCAGTAACTCATTCACCCACCTCTTTCGTCAGCTCCCTTTCggaccgggtttaataactatagTTTTTCTAGTCGAACTTTGGgaagaaaactgaaaattgaGTGGCCAAGCTGATTTAACTTGAGACATTACTTCATGGTGTCAGTAAATTAGAGCTGTAGGCTTTGCCATTGTGTTCCCTTCTTACAAGTAGGATTAATCAAATCAAGCTTCTGGGGTCAATACCATGATTTGGAGCAAGGGAACATGCACAGCGAAGGATAATGTCCAGAAGTTTCTTCAGCTGTTTGTTAGAACTCGCGTGTCATTTGTGGACTCTCAGCAACTTTACCTCCAACAAACAGGACAGCATTAGAGATTGCAGAAACAACAAGGATGCACCAAATAACAGGACAACATTAGCTTTAACAACGAATGCAAAAGCTACAGTTGCAATAAAAGCTATAATCTTCAGTGTCCATCCAATCATCCTTTACTCCGACCGTATGCAAAGATAGGTTAGTCCAACCCATCCGTTGGCATTTCCTATGACACATTGTAAATTAGATCCTCTATAATTTTATAACTTTTCTTGAAGTTAGCTTGGTCTTGTCAGATGTAACTGCAAAACTTGATTGTTGTACCCAAACATACaataaaaccagaaaataagTGTAATTCTTGTTAAAACTCAGAATGAGATCTTAAAGTCTAATAAAAACTAGTAAGTTATTAACCATTTGAGATATAGACCCTAATCCAAGGATGTTAACCAACCTAAATGTGTTGTTTTATGGTGTGTGAACTGATAGCTGCATCCAAAATGGCTACAGTCTTCCATTTCGCCTACCTGATCTGCTGATTACCACCTAATTTCTTACATCTTTTTAATTTTCGAGTAATTTTGCACACTGcttaagttgtattagtaaGATTTGAATACGACATGATTTTTTTCATATGTTCATCAGAACATTTTAGATATAATTAAACTATGTTATGCAATTAACTTGGAATGAAGTTACAAATTTCTTGTTATCAATTTTATATGCCAGATGTTGAGGATTTAACTATTATTAGCTTCTTTGCTCCTTAGTGGTATTCTAActgaattttatctttataAGTTTTGAGCAAGTACTAATATAAAATTCAGTTTAATAACAATGAATGCATAAATGCAGTGAGATAATAGAGAAATCCATATCATATGGCCATTTGTAGGCAGATAGATCATTGATAGTACTAATCTACTAGCTAATTGCATGAGCATTATAACTAACACTCTAAGGTGGAAAATGAacctataaattttttttaccgTGTATATTGCTGCTGCACAAAACAAGAATAATATTAACAAAACAGCCTCCATTGATCTCACACAGATACGCAGACATAGACTAATATCTCCAAAATACCTATCTTGTACAGACATCCTTCACTAAGAGAATCACCAGACTTCACTCTTATTATGTTTTTGTCTAAATTTAACATCCCAAatttattttcattaaaaatttccTCTCTTATATGGTTAAATGGGACATAAAATCGtcacaaaaaaaagaaataattctTTTCTATCTTAAAATGGGACCTAAAATTgttataacaaaaaaaattaattcttttGAATTTATCTATTAAAATTTGAGGTATCCAAATGAATAACACCAAAGATTGACAATATGTATAATCGTcattagaaaattaaaaaatatatatccaattcaaatagaaaattttgaactttactgaatcatcatcatcatcaagtAACATAACACAAtataccaaaataaaaaaaaaggagaaaaacccaaaacagaatatgaaaaaaaagaaaaaacaacaaatcaataaaaaattaaaaataaatggaaattaaagtaaaaaatgtAAATATGGACAATGAGCTCATGCAAAGGTGATCGGACTTTGAAAATTGTGAAGACGTCAGCAATCGGACATTGATTTCCCAATTActatatttttctaaaaaaaaaaagataaaaagaaaacaTATTATGTATAAAAAGTCTACAATTCCAACTATCAATTACCTGATTTCTAGTTTCACCTAAAGATTTCATGGAATCACTGTCCAATAAGGTTTGTAATTTTGCATGTATGCATCATTAATTCCAATAGTCGAAATAACCAGGGCATCTGGTATACATTAAAGTTTATGTTCACTATGTGTATCTAAAGTtaatgccttgggtttggttaaACTTTCtttgattgttagtgtttattatttgacTATTTGATGcgattattttgagcaagttatttagcactttagctctttaaatcatgattaacttggtaccattaattgtgattactAAATGTGTTgtttcttcaatgaaaattgagatttaacactagttcaaaaagtgctaaacctagggagtacactcacgagagtagaagTGCGTCTATGTGGCTTTAGtgatttatttcatgtaatttcatagaagaaatgaacttgtagctaatttaataaccacgagagtaggcatggattagttataagtatagttgattcattacgagagtaggtttcacatgcataagaaaattacgccataactagccaagatagtagtaatcaatgatccaaaatagCATTTGCATGAATGGTTAGGAATACCATAATCTatggagctttcatttgtttttaTCTTGCATAAGTTTTAACATAGTTTTATCtcttttaattcattgatcgtctaaataatagagaagttttagtaGTGCCGGTATTTGTCCAATCTTCCTCATGGGATTGACCAGATATTTGCCATAAACTACtaatttgacctgtatacttgcagtcaaaagGGTATatttcggaattaaacttgtacttatatcaAAAGCCCATCAGTAGCTCAaagaaactatattttgaaaacGATATGATGAAAATCACTTCAAATTATAAACATCACTTGACTCTATTAATATGATCAGAACTCACCAAAAATGAGTGTGTGTCCAATTTGACCTGtatttcatttaaaaatagTACATAAAAACAAGTTAGTTGAACACAAACCGAATGAGATCTGGAAGTCTAATACAAATTGGTAAGTTGCTAACCATTTGAGGTATAGACCCTAATCCAAGGATTTAATCAGCCAAAATATCTTATTCTAGGTTCTGTGAACTGGTAGTTGCATTTAAATTGGCTACAATCTCCCATCTCACCTACCTAATCTACTGATTACCATCTAATCccttacttcttttttttttttaattttcaattaattttgctATTGCTTAAGTGGTATTAATAAGATATGAAAGCGACATGGATTTTTTCATATGTTTGTCAAAACTTTTTAGATATAACTAAACTATGTTATGTAGTTAACATGGAACGACCTTACTATTTCATATTATCAATTTTATCTACCAGATGTTGTGGTCTTAACTATTATTAGTTTCTTTGCACCTTAGTGGTTTTCTAACCAAATTTTATGTTTAGAATTTTTTAACACGTACTAAAATAAAATTCAGCTCAACAACAACAAATGCATTAATGCTATGAGATAATAGAGAAATCCATATCAAAATgctcaattgaaaaaaaaaaagtgaaagaaaaaaggaacGAATATGTCAGATGTGCTGTAATTTCATTATTGGGTTATGTAAAAACATTTTCATTTTGACAATTGAACATACATATAGACTTTGTAATACCTTACTCTTGAAATTCTTGTCTCTTCGTTTGAAGGTGAAAAGAAATTACGGCATAGTTATTTCCATAAGTTGTAGAAAACAATcaataaaggaaaaagaataagGTTTTGATGGGGAAAATTCAGAAATTGGAACGGAACAATGGGCTATATTTTTGTTAAGAACTGAAAATCTTTTTCTTCATTATCCGTTCCTTCTTCAACTTACATTCAGCTGTAATGGCTGAATTTAAAGTGGAAGCGATGCATCTACTTCAACAATGTTGGAAACAGTTATTGTCCTTAGCTACCTCAACTCCACACCATTTATACATAATGTGCTTGCTGTGTATTCCAGGCTGGGATTTGGACACATTCCAGTGTTGGATTGTGGTGGGGTTTAATACCAAATCAATGGATTAAATCCTTTATATAAAGGAGCTAAACAAACAATTTTATTAcactcaaaatatatataataacaaCAGAcaaaatacatttatattagACACTAATAATTGAGCCTCATTCTTGAGAATAGCTGCTCAAACACTCACTCAAAAATTCAACTCGTTCATTTCCTATCTTCTggctttttctcaattccttgAATTGCCAAATCAACTCCGTCTTGAACAAGAATGGCCTCGATCTTGAGCTGCCACATGCTGAAGTTGACATTCTTGTCGAATTTCTCGACAACCGTCTTTGTTATCGTCATTGTTGCTACAAAATCTATAACTTGAAACTTGTCTCAAAAAAAATTGGTCAAACAGATATGCAAGTCTCGTGAACAAGCCCGCAGGGTGAGCGAACCCCAAGAGATAAGCGGGCCCCACGGGATGAACGGGCCCCACAAGATGAACGGGCCCCACCAGATGAACTTGTCTTGCAAAATATAAcaaccagctctgataccagtttcTTAGGACCGGCCCAGGAACAAACAAACCAGAGTTAGCACAAattaggcggtataaccgaccatataatgtTTATGCGGTAGACACCAGCCATaaaataattaggcggtaaaaccgaccatataaaaggGTTGCGGCAACCCAATAAAGGcaaataataaagcaaataaaagacacaaaAGATTTACGtagttcggtcaaattgacctacgttcACGGGTGAGGGAGGAgtaatatttctactatgaagaagaaatattaaaagccgtaggaaagtggttcctataCTAATaaggcacttacaaaagagtttagaaaatatttctaaattcaAAACAAGAaagcctaaaatatttgactaaatgGGTTAGATGACTCAAAAAACTAATAGCCTATataactctcttgagtggtgcacCTAAAACCTTCAATAGGCTTCCTTATTTATAGGAAACCAAAGGAAGAATTCCTTTGGCTTCTATTGATGTGGGACaaagcagaaaacgcgtttgtTGACCAACGCGTCGTTCAACATACACGAATATTAATTAGATACAATGTCAGTGTTTCAAAATTGAATAAGTAATTTACATTGAGTTACATTTTGTTTAGAAAGTGCTGTACAATTTAGGCAAGTTAAGAACTGAAAatctttttcagttttttgcCCCTCATGTTTATCCGTTCTTTCTTCAACGTACATTCAACTGTAATCACTGAATTTAAAGTGGAAGCGATGCATCCACTTCAACAATGTTGGAAACAGTTATTGTCCTTAGCTACCTCAACTCCACACCATTTATACATAATGTGCTTGCTGCGTATTCCAGACTGGGATTTGGACGCATTCCAATGTTGGATTGTGGTGGGGTTTAATACCAAATCAATGAATTAAATCCTTTATATAAAGGAGCTAAACAAACAATTTTATTAcactcaaaatatatataataacaaCAGAcaaaatacatttatattagACACTAATAATTGAGCCTCACTGTTGAGAATATTTGGTCTAATTTATCAGAGGCTCACTCTTGAGATATCTGCTCAAACACTCACTCCACAATTGAACTCGTTCATTTCCTATCTTTCACTTGAGCTTTGGTGCCCTTCAACTGAGGAAATGGCATTTATTTATACTAGTAAGGATCCTACAAGCGGCTGtaatttttctcttctcattcaATGCCCAATTGCCAGAAAATCTGGTGAACTTTGCAAGTAAATCTGGTTCAAGATACAAGCACGAACCAAATTGATCAGCCGCCCACGTTCAGCTTCAAGATGGACTTTGGCAATTTGTCTATTGCCAATAAATGAGTAAAACAAACACTCCAAAGCCATAAAATTTATTCTGAACACCCTAACTAAAGGTTCATCGCACAAACAACATTTTCAAAAGACATATTAATTAATTACTAATAAACCTCAATGATAGATCTCAAGCCCAATACTGCAGTTATCTTATAGTCACTGAAGCCTGCCTCAGAGAAAAGTTTCGCCCAATCTGTCTCATTTCTTTGCCTTCCTTTGACTAGAACCATCGCCCCCATATCATAGAACAGTTGGGTCTCAATCGCCTCATGATCATCATCCCCTTTCTGCTGGCTTTTGCTGAACGTGTCAACAATTATCACTTTGCCTCCTTTTTCCTTGCTAGGAATTGCTTCTTTacatttttttagtatttgtACACAGTCATCATCGCTCCAATCAATCAATATCCACTGCTCGATTGCAAATTGTATCACaatgaaagaaaatttttgttaGAGACATTACACCCCATCTAAAGCTTTTTGcgtcaaaaagaaaaaacaaaactaTTCGCCTATAGTACCAAACACATGCCATCAATTTGACGTTTAAAACTTTGTTCTTTTTCTGTCCCTCTTCATGATGCAGTTCTTAGATTAAGCATAGCCTCAATTTCTTCTGCTCAATCTTACTTTTGAAGTTGACACTTCCCATAATTGGTGAATTTTAATCCTATAATCTCAGGCAGTTAGGATGAAAACCTAAATAAAACTTCTATAAAAGAAAATTGTCAACTAGAAAACGTGCAACATCGATTTCATACCTTCATTAAAACAGCATCTGCAGGAGGAATGGCTTCAAACATGTTACCTCCAACATAGGCCAAGTTCTTACTACTCTCCAAGCCATCAACAACATGAGGAAGATCAAGCACAGTGCATTTCAGGCGAGGGAAAGCATCAGCAATTGCCTTAGCAAAGGTTCCAGTTCCACCTCCAATATCTACCAATGAATTCAAACCCTCAAAAACGTGCTTACAATCTTTGGTCACCACGCTACTAACCATCCGGGCATCACTAGCCATTGCTTCGTTAAAGAATTGATTAAGCTGAGACTCATGGCTCGCAAAATCATAAAGTGACCTCCCATGGCAAGTATAAA
It contains:
- the LOC113765475 gene encoding trans-resveratrol di-O-methyltransferase-like gives rise to the protein MDLARNIGDHTDELFQAQAHIWNHIFNFINSMSLKCAIQLDIPDVIHKHGQPMTLDQLIDAIQIKNEKAPFVYRLMQILIHSGFFIEAKIPGNENDNQKGYLLTSASEILLKSNPFSVTPFLLAMLDPALTDPWHHLSQWFQNSDESPFYTCHGRSLYDFASHESQLNQFFNEAMASDARMVSSVVTKDCKHVFEGLNSLVDIGGGTGTFAKAIADAFPRLKCTVLDLPHVVDGLESSKNLAYVGGNMFEAIPPADAVLMKWILIDWSDDDCVQILKKCKEAIPSKEKGGKVIIVDTFSKSQQKGDDDHEAIETQLFYDMGAMVLVKGRQRNETDWAKLFSEAGFSDYKITAVLGLRSIIEVY